A single genomic interval of halophilic archaeon DL31 harbors:
- a CDS encoding hypothetical protein (KEGG: hvo:HVO_0036 hypothetical protein) → MDNRGSLEAEDLLKLILLLVVVWIVLEILGTALGLLTGLFGFIPELIGLVIIVVVILWLLDRI, encoded by the coding sequence ATGGACAACCGAGGCAGTCTGGAAGCGGAGGACCTGCTGAAGCTCATCCTCCTCCTCGTCGTTGTGTGGATCGTGCTTGAAATCCTCGGGACGGCGCTCGGTCTCCTCACGGGGCTGTTTGGCTTCATCCCGGAACTCATCGGGCTCGTTATCATCGTCGTCGTCATCCTCTGGCTTCTCGACCGAATCTGA
- a CDS encoding hypothetical protein (KEGG: hmu:Hmuk_0766 hypothetical protein), whose protein sequence is MNRSGVLVAGLLASLLLTSAVGAAADSGGFDALQNGDVETDSVVLRATVDENGDATWTIDYRIRLDDQNTTSAYESVQQDIRNNASDYRGQFATRMRSTVAAAENATGRKMAVENVTVSADTTLSGQYGVVSYRFHWTGFAATDGNRILLGDSLAGLFLDADTKLVFSWPEGYELQRVDPEPTSRDDRSVTWEGPVDFGTNQPRLVIGPAGLLPAWVSTAGVVGLGLLVPAAGVWYYRRRESAGSGPAAPTPSAMDEPAEPDATEAGVDTKRESSGQAGAASDTPEKLLSPEERVLALLTERGGRMKQKVVTEELDWSAARTSQVVGDLRDAGKVESFRLGRENVLKFPEEGEDSLGMQ, encoded by the coding sequence ATGAATCGCTCGGGCGTGTTGGTTGCCGGTCTTCTCGCAAGCCTGCTCCTCACCTCCGCCGTCGGCGCTGCCGCGGACAGCGGTGGGTTCGATGCGCTCCAGAACGGCGATGTCGAGACCGACAGCGTGGTGCTGCGGGCGACGGTCGACGAGAACGGCGACGCCACCTGGACCATCGACTACCGCATTCGACTCGACGACCAGAACACCACGTCCGCCTACGAGAGCGTACAGCAGGATATCCGGAACAACGCCAGCGACTACCGCGGGCAGTTTGCCACGCGGATGCGCTCGACAGTGGCCGCCGCCGAGAACGCGACGGGCCGGAAGATGGCCGTCGAGAACGTCACTGTCTCCGCTGACACCACCCTCTCCGGACAGTACGGCGTCGTCAGCTACAGGTTCCACTGGACCGGGTTCGCCGCCACCGACGGGAACCGAATCCTGCTGGGTGACTCGCTCGCGGGACTGTTCCTCGACGCAGACACCAAACTCGTCTTCAGCTGGCCCGAGGGCTACGAACTGCAGCGCGTCGACCCAGAGCCGACAAGCCGGGACGATCGCTCGGTTACCTGGGAGGGGCCGGTCGACTTCGGCACGAACCAACCTCGGCTCGTGATAGGCCCGGCGGGGCTGCTGCCCGCGTGGGTGTCGACTGCGGGAGTGGTCGGTCTCGGCCTGCTCGTACCCGCGGCCGGCGTCTGGTACTACCGCCGACGCGAATCGGCAGGGAGCGGGCCGGCTGCGCCCACGCCGTCGGCGATGGACGAACCTGCGGAACCAGACGCCACAGAAGCCGGAGTCGACACGAAACGCGAGTCCAGCGGACAGGCAGGAGCAGCGAGCGACACGCCCGAGAAGCTGCTGAGTCCGGAGGAGCGCGTCCTCGCACTCCTTACGGAACGCGGCGGGCGGATGAAACAGAAGGTGGTCACCGAGGAACTCGACTGGAGCGCCGCCCGCACCAGTCAGGTCGTCGGCGACCTACGGGACGCGGGGAAGGTCGAATCGTTCCGGCTCGGTCGGGAGAACGTGCTGAAGTTCCCCGAGGAGGGAGAGGATTCGCTCGGAATGCAGTAA
- a CDS encoding hypothetical protein (KEGG: hmu:Hmuk_0767 hypothetical protein) encodes MHRAVTVAVVLTVLAGSIPAAATLADGTPSNPEPGASFAAVIGVQGAEVDNEMANRSLNQRLAAAESNSSKASVVASESQTLEARLAELETKKGSLTTAYENGTISKGQYTARLAVLSAELRAVERQANRTAETADTLPPEALQAKGTNVSDLRAIAQQANRTGGGEVAEAARSIVGGSVGNGLGKPASAGRAANTTDRGSTGGENQERPTDAGQPENVTNNRPADTRVDGEANGSNASENRTQGATGNPGRNNASTANQTANERGNATNGSDNRPNYAGNSSARPGNSSAANGSDRNETNASTSTMVAEEGRESPNPDNAPEQWADQFGGGGDRVSRTAL; translated from the coding sequence ATGCACCGAGCCGTCACTGTCGCCGTGGTCCTCACCGTGCTCGCGGGCAGCATCCCCGCCGCCGCGACGCTGGCCGACGGGACGCCCTCCAATCCCGAACCCGGTGCCTCCTTTGCCGCCGTCATCGGCGTGCAGGGGGCCGAAGTGGACAACGAAATGGCAAACAGGTCACTGAATCAACGGCTGGCCGCCGCCGAGAGCAACAGTTCGAAGGCGAGCGTCGTCGCCAGCGAGAGCCAAACACTCGAAGCACGCCTCGCCGAACTGGAGACGAAGAAGGGGTCGTTGACGACCGCCTACGAGAACGGCACCATCAGCAAGGGGCAGTACACCGCTCGGCTTGCGGTCCTCTCAGCCGAACTCCGTGCCGTCGAACGTCAGGCGAACCGCACGGCCGAAACCGCCGACACGCTCCCCCCTGAGGCCCTGCAGGCGAAGGGCACGAACGTCAGTGACCTCCGTGCGATCGCCCAACAGGCCAACCGGACGGGCGGCGGCGAGGTGGCTGAAGCCGCACGGTCGATTGTCGGAGGAAGTGTCGGGAACGGGCTGGGAAAGCCAGCGAGCGCCGGGCGAGCAGCAAACACGACAGACCGCGGGAGCACCGGCGGTGAGAACCAAGAACGGCCGACGGACGCCGGACAACCCGAAAACGTGACTAACAACAGGCCGGCTGACACCCGGGTCGACGGTGAGGCGAACGGCAGCAACGCGAGTGAGAACAGGACACAAGGAGCAACAGGCAATCCCGGGAGGAACAACGCCAGCACGGCCAATCAAACCGCGAACGAGCGTGGGAACGCCACGAACGGAAGCGACAATCGGCCGAACTACGCGGGCAATAGCTCGGCCCGGCCGGGAAACAGTAGCGCCGCCAACGGGAGCGACAGGAACGAAACGAACGCGAGTACCAGTACGATGGTCGCCGAAGAGGGCCGAGAGAGCCCAAATCCGGACAACGCTCCCGAACAGTGGGCTGACCAGTTCGGCGGCGGGGGCGACCGAGTGAGCCGGACGGCGTTGTAA
- a CDS encoding UvrABC system protein B (SMART: DEAD-like helicase, N-terminal; DNA/RNA helicase, C-terminal~TIGRFAM: Excinuclease ABC, B subunit~KEGG: hma:rrnAC2996 excinuclease ABC subunit B~HAMAP: Excinuclease ABC, B subunit~PFAM: DNA/RNA helicase, C-terminal; UvrB/UvrC protein): MSDSESGPLSPDQPEAERPFRVDAPFEPAGDQPEAIEQLAAGYREGMDTQTLLGVTGSGKTNTVSWTVEEIQQPTLVIAHNKTLAAQLYEEFRQLFPDNAVEYFVSYYDYYQPEAYVEQTDTFIDKDASINEEIDRLRHSATRSLLTREDVIVVASVSAIYGLGDPANYIDMSLKLDVGEEIGRDELLGQLVDLNYKRNDVEFTQGTFRVRGDTVEIFPMYGRYAVRLEFWGDEIDRIQKVDTLEGEVKSKEPAVLLHPAEHYSIPEERLENAMAEIEDLMHDRVRHFETQGDLVAAQRIEERTTFDLEMLQETGYCSGIENYSLHLSDREQGEAPYTLLDYFPDEFLTVVDESHQTLPQIKGQFAGDKSRKDSLVNNGFRLPTAYDNRPLTFEEFQEKTDETLYVSATPSEYEREQSEQIVEQIVRPTYLVDPAVEVTSAEGQVEDLLGRIDDRIERDERTLVTTLTKRMAEDLTEYLEEAGVNVAYMHDETDTLERHEIIRSLRLGEIDVLVGINLLREGLDIPEVSLVAILDADQEGFLRSTTTLVQTMGRAARNVNGEVVLYADKRTDAMEDAIEETQRRRAIQQRFNEEHGYEPRTIEKEIGETNLPGSKTDTSSATGGEVSDADDAARQVDGLEERMEAAAENLEFELAADIRDRIRELRQEFDLDGGDKGVAPEPDPEF, translated from the coding sequence ATGAGTGACTCCGAGAGCGGTCCTCTCTCACCGGACCAGCCCGAGGCCGAGCGCCCGTTCCGCGTCGACGCGCCGTTCGAGCCAGCGGGCGACCAGCCCGAGGCTATCGAACAGCTCGCCGCGGGCTACCGCGAGGGGATGGATACCCAGACGCTGCTGGGCGTGACGGGGTCGGGGAAGACCAACACCGTCTCCTGGACGGTCGAGGAGATTCAGCAGCCGACACTGGTCATCGCCCACAACAAGACCCTCGCCGCACAGCTCTACGAGGAGTTCCGTCAGCTGTTCCCGGACAACGCCGTCGAGTATTTTGTCTCCTACTACGACTACTACCAGCCCGAAGCGTACGTCGAGCAGACGGACACGTTCATCGACAAGGACGCCTCCATCAACGAGGAAATCGACCGCCTGCGCCACTCCGCGACTCGCTCGCTGCTCACCCGCGAAGACGTCATCGTCGTCGCCTCGGTCTCGGCCATCTACGGGCTGGGGGACCCGGCCAACTACATCGATATGTCCCTCAAACTCGACGTGGGCGAGGAGATCGGCAGGGACGAACTGCTGGGCCAGTTGGTCGACCTGAACTACAAGCGCAACGACGTGGAGTTCACGCAGGGTACGTTCCGGGTGCGGGGCGACACGGTCGAAATCTTCCCGATGTACGGCCGCTATGCGGTCCGCCTCGAGTTCTGGGGCGACGAAATCGACCGCATCCAGAAAGTCGACACCCTCGAAGGCGAGGTCAAGAGCAAGGAGCCTGCGGTGTTGCTCCACCCAGCGGAGCACTACTCCATCCCGGAGGAGCGTCTGGAGAACGCGATGGCCGAAATTGAGGACCTGATGCACGACCGGGTCCGGCATTTCGAGACCCAGGGCGACCTGGTCGCCGCCCAGCGCATCGAGGAGCGAACCACGTTCGACCTCGAGATGCTGCAGGAGACGGGCTACTGCTCGGGTATCGAGAACTACTCGCTGCATCTCTCGGACCGCGAGCAGGGCGAGGCGCCGTACACGCTGCTGGATTACTTCCCTGACGAGTTCCTCACCGTCGTCGACGAGTCCCACCAGACCCTCCCGCAGATCAAGGGCCAGTTCGCGGGCGACAAATCACGCAAAGACTCGCTGGTGAACAACGGGTTCCGGCTCCCAACGGCCTACGACAACCGCCCGCTCACGTTCGAGGAGTTCCAGGAGAAGACCGACGAGACCCTCTACGTCTCGGCAACGCCCAGTGAGTACGAACGCGAGCAGAGCGAGCAGATCGTCGAGCAGATCGTTCGGCCCACCTACCTCGTCGACCCAGCCGTCGAGGTCACGAGCGCAGAGGGGCAGGTCGAGGACCTGCTGGGGCGCATCGACGACCGTATCGAGCGTGACGAGCGCACCCTCGTCACGACGCTCACCAAGCGGATGGCCGAGGACCTCACGGAGTATCTGGAGGAAGCGGGGGTGAACGTGGCCTATATGCACGACGAGACTGACACACTGGAGCGCCACGAGATCATCCGCTCGCTTCGACTCGGTGAAATCGACGTACTGGTTGGCATCAACCTCCTGCGAGAAGGGCTGGACATCCCCGAAGTAAGCCTCGTGGCCATCCTCGACGCCGACCAGGAGGGGTTCCTCCGCTCGACCACCACGCTCGTCCAGACGATGGGCCGTGCGGCCCGGAACGTCAACGGCGAAGTGGTGCTGTACGCTGACAAGCGAACTGATGCGATGGAAGACGCCATCGAAGAGACCCAGCGACGGCGAGCCATCCAGCAGCGATTCAACGAGGAGCACGGCTACGAGCCTCGAACAATCGAGAAGGAAATTGGCGAGACCAACCTCCCGGGAAGCAAAACCGACACGTCCAGCGCCACCGGTGGCGAGGTCAGCGACGCCGACGACGCCGCCCGGCAGGTCGACGGACTCGAGGAGCGGATGGAAGCGGCCGCGGAGAATCTCGAGTTCGAGCTCGCGGCGGATATTCGCGACCGGATTCGCGAACTCAGACAGGAGTTCGACCTTGATGGCGGCGACAAAGGGGTTGCGCCCGAACCGGACCCAGAGTTCTGA
- a CDS encoding hypothetical protein (KEGG: hbo:Hbor_01940 hypothetical protein): MPIEQLQTASEELRMASEAATDDKLVERLHDQSNQFARLATADSGPDHGRLARHLNALGEMREQGGADVVEHIDAAEAAITAYRETVDGI, encoded by the coding sequence ATGCCCATCGAACAGCTTCAGACTGCGAGCGAGGAACTCCGCATGGCGAGCGAAGCAGCGACAGACGACAAACTGGTGGAACGACTCCACGACCAGTCGAACCAGTTCGCCCGACTGGCGACCGCCGACTCAGGGCCGGACCACGGCCGGCTCGCTCGGCACCTGAACGCGCTGGGAGAGATGCGTGAGCAGGGCGGCGCCGACGTGGTGGAACATATCGACGCCGCCGAAGCGGCAATCACCGCCTACCGCGAGACCGTCGACGGCATCTGA
- a CDS encoding hypothetical protein (KEGG: hbo:Hbor_01950 hypothetical protein), whose product MDGQTFLDELRDDHETELSRLGSSKAVYALTEGEMDSDTVRVGTARELHAVAPVLELWAENGEAGADELHATVAADLDDWADRLDEDAGAPDGEEFTHVTAEALEGYGDDLSRAAGLTAALLVLATVAEQLVGFYVGDADRKGAAEFRELRDDLRDHRDAAAGFLETCCTDEADWAGAHEAAAGVVDGAYDWYVDTLEAMGIEPKNVC is encoded by the coding sequence ATGGATGGCCAGACGTTCCTCGACGAACTCCGCGATGACCACGAGACGGAACTCTCCCGACTCGGCTCCTCAAAGGCGGTGTACGCACTCACCGAGGGCGAAATGGACAGCGACACGGTACGGGTCGGCACCGCCCGCGAACTCCACGCGGTCGCGCCCGTGCTCGAACTGTGGGCCGAAAACGGCGAGGCCGGGGCTGACGAACTGCACGCGACGGTTGCAGCCGACCTCGATGACTGGGCCGACCGCCTCGACGAGGACGCTGGGGCCCCCGATGGCGAGGAGTTCACCCACGTCACTGCCGAGGCGCTCGAGGGCTACGGCGACGACCTCAGCCGAGCAGCGGGACTGACGGCGGCGCTACTCGTACTCGCAACGGTGGCCGAACAGCTGGTCGGCTTCTACGTTGGCGACGCAGACCGCAAAGGAGCTGCGGAGTTCCGCGAACTCCGTGACGACCTGCGCGACCACCGCGACGCCGCCGCAGGCTTCCTCGAGACGTGCTGCACTGACGAGGCTGACTGGGCGGGTGCCCACGAAGCCGCAGCGGGCGTTGTGGACGGCGCCTACGATTGGTACGTCGATACGCTCGAGGCGATGGGTATCGAACCCAAGAACGTCTGCTGA
- a CDS encoding Rhodanese-like protein (KEGG: hvo:HVO_0025 thiosulfate sulfurtransferase~PFAM: Rhodanese-like~SMART: Rhodanese-like), translating into MSQSGYAKDVLVSADWVAERLEEFQSDDPAHRLVEVSVDTEAYDEGHAPGAIGFNWETQLQDQINRDILDKEDFSALLGSHGIDNDSTVVLYGDNSNWFAAYTYWQFKYYGHEDVRLLDGGRDYWLENDYPTTTEVPEFSEQAYEARGPFEDIRAYRDDVENAIDRGVPLVDVRSPEEFSGEVLAPPGLNETAQRGGHIPGAKNISWAATVNDDGTFKSADELRETYSAEGIDGDESIVAYCRIGERSSIAWFALHELLGYDATVNYDGSWTEWGNLVGAPVETGSGE; encoded by the coding sequence ATGTCTCAATCAGGCTACGCGAAGGACGTGCTCGTCTCCGCCGACTGGGTGGCCGAGCGCCTCGAGGAGTTCCAGAGCGACGACCCGGCCCACCGACTGGTCGAAGTCAGCGTCGACACCGAGGCCTACGACGAGGGCCACGCACCCGGCGCGATCGGCTTCAACTGGGAGACCCAACTCCAGGACCAAATCAACCGCGACATCCTTGACAAGGAGGATTTCTCGGCCCTGCTGGGCTCACACGGCATCGATAACGACTCCACGGTCGTGCTCTACGGCGACAACTCGAACTGGTTCGCTGCTTACACCTACTGGCAGTTCAAGTACTACGGCCACGAGGACGTACGACTGCTCGACGGCGGCCGCGACTACTGGCTCGAGAACGACTATCCGACCACGACTGAGGTGCCGGAGTTCTCCGAGCAGGCGTACGAAGCCCGCGGCCCCTTCGAGGACATCCGCGCCTACCGCGACGACGTGGAGAACGCCATCGATCGTGGCGTTCCGCTCGTCGACGTTCGCTCGCCTGAGGAGTTCTCGGGTGAGGTGCTCGCCCCGCCGGGACTCAACGAGACCGCCCAGCGCGGCGGCCACATCCCAGGCGCCAAGAACATCTCGTGGGCCGCCACGGTGAACGACGACGGGACGTTCAAATCCGCCGACGAACTTCGCGAAACCTACAGCGCGGAAGGCATCGACGGCGACGAGTCCATCGTCGCCTACTGCCGCATCGGCGAGCGCTCGTCCATCGCCTGGTTCGCGCTCCACGAACTACTGGGCTACGACGCGACCGTCAACTACGACGGCTCCTGGACGGAGTGGGGCAACCTCGTCGGGGCACCAGTCGAGACCGGCAGCGGCGAGTAA
- a CDS encoding Rhodanese-like protein (KEGG: hbo:Hbor_01980 rhodanese-related sulfurtransferase~PFAM: Rhodanese-like~SMART: Rhodanese-like), producing MNAFVSAEWVETAEDIVLVDVREPWEYDGIGHLPGAVNIPFDQFRSDEGEAGKLPPREEWEQLLSEAGIRSDDELVAYDDTQGVFAARFLVTALLLGHPEEKLHLLDGDFSAWQRDRETTSEPPERERTTYESDPAAETPLVDFETVRALLPAVEAGEITLVDTRETWEFEEGHLPWSIQLDWRELVDEESRGLRPADDLQTLLDARKIPRERRTVLYCNTARRVSHTFLVLRELGYEHVELYEGSLTEWTDRGGDLLSES from the coding sequence ATGAACGCTTTCGTCTCTGCGGAGTGGGTCGAGACGGCCGAGGACATCGTCCTCGTCGACGTACGCGAACCCTGGGAGTACGACGGTATCGGGCATCTGCCGGGCGCAGTGAACATCCCGTTCGACCAGTTTCGGTCGGACGAAGGGGAAGCTGGGAAGCTCCCCCCTCGCGAGGAGTGGGAGCAACTGCTGAGCGAGGCCGGCATCAGGAGCGACGACGAACTCGTCGCCTACGACGACACCCAGGGAGTGTTCGCCGCCCGGTTTCTCGTGACCGCACTGCTGTTGGGCCACCCAGAGGAGAAACTCCACCTGCTCGACGGCGACTTCAGCGCGTGGCAGCGCGACCGCGAGACCACGAGCGAGCCACCGGAGCGCGAGCGAACGACCTACGAGAGTGATCCAGCGGCCGAGACACCGTTGGTAGATTTCGAGACCGTCAGGGCGCTGCTGCCTGCAGTGGAAGCGGGGGAGATAACGCTGGTAGACACCCGTGAGACGTGGGAGTTCGAGGAGGGGCATCTCCCCTGGTCGATCCAACTTGATTGGCGTGAGCTTGTCGACGAGGAGAGCCGGGGACTCCGTCCCGCGGACGACCTCCAGACGCTGCTCGACGCGCGAAAAATCCCTAGAGAGCGTCGGACTGTCCTGTACTGCAACACCGCCCGGCGGGTCAGTCACACGTTTCTGGTGCTTCGGGAACTGGGCTATGAACACGTCGAACTCTACGAGGGGAGTCTGACCGAGTGGACCGACCGCGGCGGCGACCTGTTGAGCGAGTCGTAG
- a CDS encoding protein of unknown function UPF0118 (PFAM: Uncharacterised protein family UPF0118~KEGG: hla:Hlac_1581 protein of unknown function UPF0118), with protein sequence MSHRPWLTRNRLLVLSLVVLVALSAIVLAEVAYTLVFAITVAYTLLSPRRMLVERGYSGRVATTVVTGVGALGVLALVVPSIFVLYRRRGALLELLQSLPNEVPVELGELSFVIETAPLVTTATQFLREIALSIASAAAVVSLKALLFALVVYGLLLKPEAVRVVAFGLVPDSGHDVLLRFHDRIHQTLVGIYLVQAATAIATGVVAYVVFAVFGYNAPFSLAVVAGILQFIPVVGPSVVVIVLAALELFSGNAPRAALLLLVGLFVIGFLPDAVLRPRFAGVARLPTMLYFVGFVGGVLTLGPIGFVVGPLVIGLLIEAVSLLSEDLEAESPSMPPSGPETEG encoded by the coding sequence ATGTCTCATCGCCCCTGGCTCACCCGGAACCGCCTCCTCGTCCTCTCGCTCGTCGTTCTGGTTGCGCTATCGGCGATCGTGTTGGCGGAAGTCGCGTACACGCTGGTGTTCGCCATTACGGTCGCCTACACGCTCTTATCGCCCCGACGGATGTTGGTCGAGCGTGGGTACTCCGGGAGAGTTGCCACGACGGTTGTCACCGGTGTCGGGGCGTTGGGGGTACTGGCACTCGTCGTGCCGAGCATCTTCGTGCTCTACCGGCGCCGTGGGGCGCTGCTCGAACTACTCCAGTCGCTCCCCAATGAGGTTCCGGTCGAACTCGGTGAGCTCTCGTTCGTCATCGAGACAGCACCGCTGGTGACGACCGCTACCCAGTTCCTGCGCGAGATCGCCCTCTCGATAGCGAGCGCTGCGGCGGTCGTCTCGCTCAAGGCGCTGCTGTTCGCGCTCGTGGTCTACGGCCTCCTGCTGAAACCGGAGGCGGTGCGGGTCGTTGCCTTCGGACTGGTTCCCGACTCCGGCCACGACGTACTGCTCCGGTTCCACGACCGTATCCACCAGACACTGGTGGGTATCTATCTGGTGCAGGCGGCGACGGCGATCGCGACGGGTGTCGTCGCCTACGTCGTTTTCGCGGTGTTCGGTTACAATGCGCCGTTCTCGCTCGCGGTCGTCGCCGGTATCCTTCAGTTCATCCCCGTCGTGGGTCCGAGCGTCGTCGTCATCGTGCTCGCGGCACTTGAACTGTTCAGCGGCAACGCTCCGCGGGCAGCGTTGCTGTTGCTGGTCGGTCTCTTCGTCATCGGCTTCCTCCCCGATGCTGTGCTCCGGCCGCGCTTCGCTGGCGTCGCTCGCCTCCCGACGATGCTCTACTTCGTTGGCTTCGTCGGCGGCGTGCTCACGCTCGGCCCGATCGGCTTCGTCGTCGGACCACTCGTCATCGGACTCCTCATCGAAGCGGTGTCGCTCCTCTCCGAGGACCTGGAGGCAGAGTCACCGTCGATGCCGCCCAGCGGACCGGAAACAGAGGGGTAG
- a CDS encoding ABC transporter, periplasmic binding protein, thiB subfamily (KEGG: hvo:HVO_0022 ABC transporter periplasmic substrate-binding protein~TIGRFAM: Thiamine ABC transporter periplasmic binding protein; Twin-arginine translocation pathway, signal sequence~PFAM: Bacterial extracellular solute-binding, family 1), with product MTNRTVGRRQFIKAAGAGGVSVLAGCSAADAGGSADTLVVATYPSFIDAPSSSPGEWVETAFEAEFDTNLVFQTPESGLDHYIQRANAGAEIDADVYVGLNVDSLIRLDANLEGDELLSGAPSLENEENIKEPLRFDPDGRAVPYDTGYISLVWNATADDGEFIAPESFDGLLDSAYKGDLLAQNPATSATGRAFLLHTINEYGPDGYLDYWAGLQENDVRILGSWDDAYGAYGEDEAPMVVSYSTDQVYANRYGQNMDRHQLRFLNDQGYANPEGMARFASSEKETLANSFMAFLLRPEVQGQIAARNVQFPAVTNPIFPEEYPEYETYAVEPPEAVSFSYQELQGNLQGWIEDWERQIVGN from the coding sequence ATGACCAACAGAACGGTCGGACGGCGACAGTTCATCAAGGCCGCGGGCGCTGGCGGCGTGTCAGTACTCGCGGGCTGTTCAGCAGCCGACGCTGGCGGTTCGGCGGATACGCTCGTGGTTGCGACCTACCCCTCGTTCATCGACGCGCCGAGTTCAAGTCCGGGCGAGTGGGTCGAGACCGCCTTCGAGGCGGAGTTCGACACGAACCTCGTCTTTCAGACCCCCGAAAGCGGACTGGACCACTACATCCAGCGGGCCAACGCCGGCGCCGAGATCGACGCCGACGTGTACGTCGGGCTGAACGTCGACAGCCTCATTCGCCTCGATGCGAACCTCGAGGGCGACGAACTGCTTTCGGGTGCTCCCTCGCTGGAGAACGAGGAGAACATCAAGGAGCCGCTCCGGTTCGACCCGGACGGCCGAGCAGTCCCCTACGATACGGGCTACATCAGCCTCGTCTGGAACGCGACCGCCGACGACGGGGAGTTCATCGCCCCCGAGAGCTTCGATGGCCTCCTCGACTCTGCGTACAAGGGTGACTTGCTTGCACAGAATCCTGCCACCTCCGCCACGGGCCGGGCGTTCCTGCTCCACACGATCAACGAGTACGGCCCAGACGGCTATCTCGACTACTGGGCAGGGCTCCAGGAGAACGACGTGCGGATTCTGGGGTCGTGGGACGACGCCTACGGCGCCTACGGCGAGGACGAGGCGCCGATGGTGGTCTCCTACTCAACTGACCAGGTGTACGCCAACCGCTACGGCCAGAACATGGACCGCCACCAGCTTCGCTTCCTCAACGACCAGGGGTACGCGAACCCCGAGGGGATGGCCCGCTTTGCGTCCAGCGAGAAGGAGACGCTCGCGAACAGCTTCATGGCGTTCCTGCTCCGCCCGGAGGTACAGGGCCAGATCGCCGCCCGCAACGTTCAGTTCCCCGCGGTCACCAATCCGATTTTCCCCGAGGAGTACCCCGAGTACGAGACGTACGCAGTGGAGCCACCTGAGGCGGTCAGTTTCAGCTATCAGGAGCTACAGGGGAACCTTCAGGGCTGGATCGAGGACTGGGAGCGCCAGATTGTCGGGAACTGA
- a CDS encoding Methyltransferase type 11 (PFAM: Methyltransferase type 11~KEGG: hla:Hlac_2736 methyltransferase type 11) produces MSVREEFDEWAAEGREQGMEDRHWHTARPILARMPVEHGDTVLDLGTGSGYALRALRERGIERAFGLDGSPQMAEKASSYTEDSAVGFLVGDFDDLPFADNAIDHVFTMEAFYYANDPEATLREILRVLAPGGTVYCAVNYYEENVASHEWQDGISVEMTRWDREQYREKFREAGLYVAEQDTVPDREIEIPPADAFPHEGFERREAMVERYRTWGTLLTVGVAP; encoded by the coding sequence ATGAGCGTTCGCGAGGAGTTCGACGAGTGGGCCGCCGAGGGCCGCGAACAGGGGATGGAGGACCGTCACTGGCACACCGCCAGACCCATCCTGGCCCGGATGCCCGTGGAGCACGGCGACACCGTCCTCGACCTGGGGACCGGCAGCGGGTACGCACTGCGTGCGCTCCGTGAGCGTGGCATCGAGCGAGCCTTCGGCCTCGACGGCTCGCCCCAGATGGCCGAAAAAGCCTCGTCCTACACTGAGGACAGCGCCGTCGGGTTTCTCGTCGGTGACTTCGACGACCTGCCGTTCGCCGACAACGCAATTGACCACGTCTTCACGATGGAGGCGTTCTACTACGCCAACGACCCCGAAGCAACACTGCGAGAGATTCTCCGGGTGCTTGCCCCCGGCGGCACGGTCTACTGCGCCGTGAACTACTACGAGGAGAACGTCGCCAGCCACGAGTGGCAGGACGGTATCAGCGTGGAGATGACCCGTTGGGACCGGGAGCAGTACCGCGAGAAATTCCGCGAGGCTGGCCTCTACGTCGCCGAACAAGACACTGTGCCGGACCGCGAAATCGAAATCCCTCCAGCAGACGCGTTCCCCCACGAAGGGTTTGAGCGTCGCGAGGCGATGGTCGAGCGCTACCGGACCTGGGGGACGCTGTTGACCGTCGGCGTTGCGCCCTGA